The Devosia sp. MC521 genome has a segment encoding these proteins:
- a CDS encoding methyltransferase: MLGASVPKHTAHLLDLGAGVGTAGLVAMSLDRTHQLTLGERDSEIALIAEANIRENGFAERARVITADITSPTARREAGFPENAFDCVIANPPYFDAGRGTAASGAYRQGARHMAHSELELWGKAAAGAARASGLAIFVYPATGLAALIAAFDQRFGAIEILPLAPRPGQPASRVLIRGRKGSRAPLTLHATHYLHGDQGNEFSQEFSAILMGQGPFDW; encoded by the coding sequence TTGCTTGGCGCCTCCGTCCCTAAGCACACCGCGCATCTGCTCGATTTGGGGGCTGGTGTCGGCACTGCCGGGCTCGTTGCCATGAGCCTCGATCGCACCCATCAACTCACTCTAGGCGAACGCGATTCGGAAATTGCCCTGATTGCGGAGGCCAATATTCGCGAAAACGGCTTTGCCGAGCGCGCTCGGGTCATCACAGCCGATATCACCTCACCCACAGCGCGCCGCGAAGCAGGATTCCCCGAAAACGCCTTTGATTGTGTTATCGCGAACCCGCCCTATTTTGACGCAGGGCGTGGCACGGCCGCATCGGGTGCCTACCGGCAAGGCGCACGACACATGGCCCATTCAGAGCTTGAACTCTGGGGCAAGGCCGCAGCCGGTGCCGCGCGGGCCTCGGGCCTCGCGATCTTTGTGTATCCAGCAACCGGTCTTGCGGCTCTCATTGCCGCCTTCGATCAGCGCTTTGGTGCTATCGAAATTCTGCCCCTTGCGCCGCGGCCCGGCCAGCCTGCCTCACGTGTTCTTATTCGCGGGCGCAAAGGCTCGCGCGCGCCACTCACGCTCCACGCCACGCATTATCTTCACGGCGATCAAGGCAATGAGTTTAGCCAAGAATTTTCCGCAATCCTTATGGGGCAGGGGCCCTTCGACTGGTAA
- a CDS encoding S49 family peptidase, translating into MTKADDRKRNWFAKFLKRNPVVPVVRLHGTIAAESRPGRLNIAGVEPLLQRAFTMKSAPAVAIIINSPGGSPVQSRLISKRIRELADQHKKPVLVFVEDIAASGGYFIAVAGDEIFVDPSSIVGSIGVIMSGFGFVEAINKLGIERRVHTAGRNKSTLDPFMPQKAEDVERIKWVELEIHQVFIDHVKAYRGAKLKADDDTLFTGEWWTGLRGVELGLVDGIGDIYATLRERFGPKVELKIIAPKKPMFAMPRLGLSAGTLVDELSTSLDDRAHWSRFGL; encoded by the coding sequence ATGACAAAAGCAGATGATCGTAAGCGAAATTGGTTTGCGAAGTTTCTCAAGCGCAACCCAGTCGTGCCTGTCGTTCGTCTGCACGGCACCATTGCCGCCGAGTCCCGTCCCGGTCGTTTGAACATCGCCGGCGTCGAGCCGCTCCTGCAGCGCGCCTTTACGATGAAGTCCGCGCCTGCCGTGGCCATCATCATCAATTCCCCCGGCGGATCACCGGTCCAAAGTCGCCTGATTTCCAAGCGCATCCGCGAACTGGCCGATCAGCACAAAAAGCCGGTTTTGGTTTTCGTTGAAGATATTGCCGCCTCCGGTGGCTACTTTATCGCCGTCGCTGGCGACGAAATCTTCGTCGATCCGTCCTCCATTGTTGGCTCAATCGGGGTCATCATGTCGGGCTTTGGCTTCGTTGAAGCCATCAACAAGCTGGGCATTGAACGCCGCGTCCACACCGCTGGCCGCAACAAATCCACCCTCGATCCCTTCATGCCGCAAAAGGCAGAAGACGTTGAGCGCATCAAATGGGTGGAATTGGAAATTCATCAGGTCTTTATCGATCACGTAAAAGCCTATCGCGGCGCCAAGCTTAAGGCCGACGACGATACGCTCTTCACCGGTGAATGGTGGACCGGCTTGCGTGGTGTCGAACTGGGCCTTGTCGATGGTATTGGCGACATTTACGCAACCTTGCGCGAGCGCTTCGGCCCCAAGGTTGAGCTAAAAATCATCGCACCCAAAAAACCGATGTTCGCCATGCCGCGCCTCGGTCTCTCCGCCGGCACGCTTGTCGACGAACTCTCCACTTCCCTAGATGACCGCGCCCACTGGTCGCGCTTTGGACTTTAA
- a CDS encoding glycine--tRNA ligase subunit alpha, whose product MTSRPAHLDPKNSFQGLILTLQNFWASHGCVILQPYDMQMGAGTFHTATTLRALGPKPWKAAYVQPSRRPTDGRYGENPNRLQHYYQFQVILKPSPENIQQLYLDSLAAIGLDASVHDIRFVEDDWESPTLGAWGLGWECWCDGMEVSQFTYFQQVAGFECSPVPGEITYGLERLAMYVQGVENVYDLNFNGREGDEKVTYGDVFLQNEQEASKYNFEAADTDMLFRHFEDAERECKEILAKGVEGNRQTMAIPAYEQVVKASHNFNMLDARGVISVTERQSYILRIRELAKACGEAWLQTAGGGAE is encoded by the coding sequence ATGACCTCTCGCCCCGCCCATTTGGACCCTAAGAACTCTTTCCAGGGACTTATCCTGACCCTCCAGAACTTCTGGGCGTCGCATGGCTGCGTGATTTTGCAGCCATATGACATGCAGATGGGCGCTGGTACTTTCCACACGGCGACCACCTTGCGCGCGCTCGGCCCTAAGCCGTGGAAGGCCGCTTACGTTCAGCCTTCGCGTCGTCCAACCGATGGTCGTTATGGCGAGAACCCGAACCGTCTGCAGCACTATTACCAGTTCCAGGTGATTTTGAAGCCGTCGCCGGAAAACATCCAGCAGCTCTACCTCGACTCGCTGGCTGCCATCGGCCTTGACGCTTCGGTCCACGACATTCGCTTCGTTGAAGACGATTGGGAAAGCCCAACGCTCGGCGCATGGGGCCTTGGTTGGGAATGCTGGTGCGACGGCATGGAAGTTTCCCAGTTCACCTATTTCCAGCAGGTCGCAGGCTTTGAGTGCTCCCCGGTTCCGGGCGAAATCACCTATGGTCTTGAGCGCCTCGCGATGTATGTGCAGGGCGTTGAGAACGTTTACGACCTCAACTTCAACGGCCGCGAAGGCGACGAAAAAGTCACCTATGGCGACGTTTTCCTGCAGAACGAGCAGGAGGCCTCGAAGTACAACTTTGAAGCTGCTGACACCGACATGCTCTTCCGTCACTTTGAAGACGCAGAGCGTGAGTGCAAGGAGATCCTTGCTAAGGGCGTTGAAGGCAATCGCCAGACCATGGCGATCCCAGCCTACGAACAGGTCGTCAAAGCCTCGCACAATTTCAACATGCTCGACGCCCGCGGCGTGATCTCGGTCACCGAGCGCCAGAGCTACATCCTGCGCATTCGCGAATTGGCCAAGGCCTGCGGCGAAGCCTGGCTCCAAACCGCCGGCGGCGGCGCAGAGTAA
- a CDS encoding type II toxin-antitoxin system RelE/ParE family toxin gives MDGYSVVFHPDYVPEFRVLPLAVKEAIGEAFDLLRDKGPTLGRPQVDTLNGSKFRNMKELRVFTPKGAWRVAFAFDPDQNAIVLCGGDKAGVASARFYKQLIAKADQRYEWWLSA, from the coding sequence ATGGATGGCTATAGTGTCGTCTTTCATCCTGACTATGTTCCTGAATTTCGCGTTCTGCCCCTCGCCGTCAAGGAAGCTATCGGGGAGGCTTTCGATCTTTTGCGCGACAAGGGACCGACCTTGGGGCGCCCGCAGGTCGACACTTTGAACGGATCAAAATTTCGGAACATGAAAGAGCTCCGCGTGTTTACGCCAAAGGGAGCATGGCGCGTTGCTTTTGCGTTCGACCCAGACCAAAACGCGATCGTTCTATGCGGCGGAGATAAAGCTGGAGTGGCTTCTGCGCGTTTTTACAAGCAGCTGATCGCCAAGGCTGATCAGCGTTACGAGTGGTGGTTATCGGCTTGA
- a CDS encoding helix-turn-helix transcriptional regulator — MSMKPGAVHWSDMRAELPADVQGRLNEKRARRLAGEAMAELRRAAGVTQAEVAIGAAIPQSNVSRTEKGDDMLLSTIGRYMHAIGGSAELVLRNAEGTEIHIVLDAVSADLPKQSG, encoded by the coding sequence ATGAGCATGAAGCCCGGCGCAGTTCACTGGAGCGATATGCGAGCCGAACTTCCTGCGGATGTGCAGGGACGTTTGAACGAGAAACGTGCGCGTCGGCTAGCCGGTGAAGCGATGGCCGAATTGCGCCGCGCGGCAGGCGTCACCCAGGCAGAAGTCGCAATCGGTGCCGCCATTCCCCAAAGCAATGTGTCGCGAACTGAAAAAGGCGACGACATGCTGCTCTCCACGATAGGCCGCTATATGCATGCAATTGGTGGCAGTGCAGAGCTTGTTTTGCGTAACGCAGAAGGCACTGAAATCCACATTGTTCTCGATGCAGTGAGTGCCGATCTGCCCAAGCAATCCGGGTAA
- the rnk gene encoding nucleoside diphosphate kinase regulator, whose translation MTEIRRDLSPAIVISKADHTKLYELALAGLDRMPDVAERLLTELDRARVVEDKKISAEVAQMGSRVTYQTNSGQEQTVTLAYPADADIEQGKISVMTPVGAALIGLKTGQAITWHDRSGKRQLLTVVSVEAPVAAE comes from the coding sequence ATGACCGAAATCCGTCGCGACTTGTCGCCTGCAATCGTGATCAGCAAGGCTGACCACACCAAGCTTTATGAACTCGCGCTGGCTGGGCTTGACCGCATGCCGGACGTGGCAGAGCGCTTGCTCACCGAACTCGACCGCGCCCGCGTAGTCGAGGATAAGAAGATTTCGGCGGAGGTGGCCCAGATGGGCAGCCGCGTGACCTATCAGACCAATTCGGGGCAAGAGCAGACTGTGACGCTGGCCTACCCGGCTGATGCGGACATTGAACAGGGCAAGATTTCGGTGATGACGCCAGTGGGCGCGGCTCTGATCGGGCTTAAAACCGGCCAGGCGATCACCTGGCACGACCGCAGCGGCAAGCGGCAGTTGTTGACGGTGGTTTCTGTCGAAGCGCCTGTCGCGGCTGAGTAA
- a CDS encoding LemA family protein, which translates to MEWVFLGIVAIAAVYAITIYNSLVSKRQMVREGWSGIDVQLKRRTDLIPNLMETVKGYMAHEKETLDAVINARAKATSAAASGPEARAQAEGELSSALGRLLAIAEAYPDLKANTTFLEFQSALQKTEDEIQMARRYYNGAVRDYNIQVESFPSNVVANTFKFEMAEYFELENEAERAVPTVKF; encoded by the coding sequence ATGGAATGGGTCTTTTTAGGCATTGTCGCGATTGCTGCGGTCTATGCGATCACCATTTACAACAGCCTCGTTTCCAAGCGGCAAATGGTGCGCGAAGGCTGGTCGGGCATTGATGTCCAACTCAAGCGCCGCACCGACCTCATCCCCAATCTCATGGAAACCGTAAAGGGCTATATGGCCCATGAGAAGGAAACGCTCGACGCGGTGATCAACGCCCGCGCTAAGGCCACTTCTGCCGCCGCCTCAGGCCCAGAAGCCCGCGCTCAGGCGGAAGGCGAGCTGAGCTCTGCCCTTGGTCGCCTGCTGGCCATTGCCGAGGCCTATCCGGACCTGAAAGCCAATACGACCTTCCTCGAATTCCAGTCCGCGCTGCAAAAGACCGAGGACGAAATCCAGATGGCGCGTCGCTATTACAACGGCGCTGTGCGCGATTATAACATTCAGGTCGAAAGCTTCCCGTCCAACGTCGTGGCCAACACTTTTAAGTTTGAAATGGCGGAATATTTCGAACTCGAAAACGAAGCCGAGCGCGCTGTCCCTACTGTGAAGTTCTAA
- a CDS encoding DUF2207 domain-containing protein, with protein MSALLRFFSAVILTALLVMSASAREEIRSLIADVTLATDGSVHVTETLVVNAEGLDIRRGIYRDVPVTMRSDDGSKIRIGLEVEAVTRNGADEPFRVERMGDFRRIWIGDSESFVPRGLHTYTITYTMPRMARPSADGDELYWNATGNYWIFPILSAEARVRLPDGAIIQNAVGYTGDAGSSEQNVTISRRGDNAATIKSNRVLGPGEGLTFAISFQKGIVSYPQGTDALWQNISDNRDVLLSIGGVVLLLLYNFTAWLRVGRDPAKGTIIPLFYPPEGFSPALTHYVNHWGFAGQGWKAMTAGIFSLGVKGLVKIDNTSKKLVVTNTGRKPDEALPSGEQILFDYFTKKGTVTFDQANGSEIGETKGAFVNAITLENRDKWFKANFGFALVSYALTALMLGAMVLFDIIEIEWLVLAGVIGIFATFISAMLFNVLIKGNWIGRIILVVWGGIFIANAGTGFADMFTDFPLDSAFIAAASMVLISIIFTILMRAPTVQGRKVMDQIDGFKLYLETAEKNRLNIDAEPPMSVERFERILPFAIALGVEKPWSEHFEAEMARISPNPERGSTYAPGWYSGGKNFSSSSVSNAISAASAGMAAAMVASQPVQASSSGSSGGGFSGGGGGGGGGGGW; from the coding sequence ATGTCGGCCCTTCTGCGCTTTTTCTCCGCTGTCATTCTGACTGCTCTGCTGGTCATGTCCGCCTCGGCACGCGAAGAAATTCGCTCGCTTATTGCCGATGTTACCTTAGCCACCGACGGCTCCGTGCATGTCACGGAAACGCTTGTGGTCAATGCAGAAGGGCTCGACATTCGCCGCGGTATTTACCGCGATGTCCCCGTCACCATGCGCAGTGACGATGGCAGCAAAATCCGCATTGGGCTGGAGGTTGAGGCCGTCACCCGCAATGGCGCCGACGAACCATTCCGCGTTGAGCGCATGGGTGATTTCCGCCGCATCTGGATCGGCGATTCCGAGTCCTTCGTGCCGCGTGGCCTGCACACCTACACCATCACCTACACCATGCCGCGCATGGCCCGCCCCAGCGCCGATGGTGATGAGCTTTATTGGAACGCGACGGGCAATTACTGGATTTTCCCGATCCTCTCCGCTGAAGCGCGCGTCCGTCTGCCCGATGGCGCCATCATCCAGAATGCCGTTGGCTACACTGGCGACGCGGGCTCCAGCGAGCAAAACGTCACCATTTCCCGTCGGGGTGATAATGCCGCGACCATTAAGTCCAATCGCGTGCTTGGGCCGGGTGAGGGGCTAACCTTTGCCATCTCGTTCCAAAAGGGTATTGTCAGCTATCCGCAAGGCACTGATGCTCTGTGGCAAAACATCTCCGACAATCGCGACGTTCTCCTCAGCATCGGCGGCGTCGTCCTGCTGCTGCTCTACAATTTCACCGCATGGCTGCGGGTTGGGCGGGATCCGGCCAAGGGCACGATCATTCCGCTGTTCTACCCGCCCGAAGGCTTTTCGCCGGCCTTGACCCACTATGTGAACCACTGGGGTTTTGCCGGTCAGGGTTGGAAAGCCATGACCGCTGGCATTTTTAGCCTTGGGGTCAAGGGGCTCGTGAAAATCGACAACACCAGCAAAAAGCTGGTTGTCACCAATACGGGCCGCAAGCCCGACGAAGCCCTGCCTTCAGGCGAGCAGATCCTTTTTGATTATTTCACCAAAAAGGGCACAGTGACTTTTGATCAGGCAAACGGCTCTGAAATCGGCGAGACCAAGGGTGCTTTCGTCAACGCCATCACCCTCGAAAATCGCGATAAGTGGTTCAAGGCCAATTTCGGCTTTGCGCTCGTAAGCTATGCGCTCACCGCGCTCATGCTCGGCGCCATGGTCTTGTTCGACATTATCGAAATCGAATGGCTGGTGTTGGCTGGGGTAATCGGCATCTTCGCCACCTTCATCAGCGCCATGCTGTTCAATGTTCTGATCAAGGGCAATTGGATCGGCCGCATCATTCTGGTGGTCTGGGGCGGAATCTTCATTGCCAATGCTGGCACTGGCTTTGCCGACATGTTCACAGATTTCCCCTTGGACAGCGCTTTTATTGCCGCAGCATCCATGGTGCTGATTTCGATCATTTTCACCATTCTCATGCGCGCGCCCACAGTTCAGGGCCGCAAGGTCATGGATCAGATCGACGGCTTCAAACTCTATCTCGAAACCGCCGAAAAGAACCGACTCAATATTGATGCTGAGCCGCCAATGAGCGTCGAACGCTTTGAGCGCATTCTGCCCTTTGCCATTGCTTTAGGCGTAGAAAAGCCGTGGTCCGAGCATTTTGAAGCGGAAATGGCGCGGATTTCGCCCAATCCAGAGCGCGGCTCCACCTATGCTCCAGGCTGGTATTCTGGCGGCAAAAACTTCTCGTCCAGCTCCGTTTCTAACGCGATTTCCGCAGCTTCTGCGGGCATGGCTGCAGCCATGGTCGCCTCCCAACCGGTGCAGGCCAGCTCTTCCGGCTCCTCTGGCGGGGGCTTTTCTGGTGGGGGCGGTGGCGGTGGCGGTGGCGGAGGCTGGTAG
- the glyS gene encoding glycine--tRNA ligase subunit beta, with product MPELLLEIFSEEIPARFQRRAAEDLKKSVTNALVDAGLVYEGAQAFVTPRRLALTIAGLPARSPDTREEKKGPKVGAPQPAIDGFLRAAGLSSIDEATVQSDPKKGDFYIATIEKPGADSVELLSQVLPKVIADFGWAKSMRWGSGTFQWVRPLRAITATFGTENDEPVVIPFSIAGIESGQTTFGHRFLAPEAIRVRRFEDYVMSLERAKVVLDIDRRKDIIKTDADNLAFAQGLSVIHDEGLLEEVAGLVEWPNVMMGSFDPAFLKVPEEVIIATIRANQKCFCIRDASGKLAPNFIITSNQIPTDGGATIVAGNERVIRARLSDAAFFYENDLANPLENGLPKLEDMVFHAKLGTQKEMVDRLVALAAEIAPQVGADVEATKRAALLAKADLVTAMVGEFPELQGLMGRYYAAAQGEKAEIATAVEMHYKPVGPSDRVPSEPVSIAVALADKLNVLSGFWSIDEKPTGSRDPFALRRAALGVIRIITENNLKFPLKVDADLLGFFHDRLKVSLRDAGARHDLVDAVISADSNDILQITQRAEALTELLSSDDGKNLLAGYKRAANILAAEEKKDGKSYAGAVNASALKGAEETALASAVETVSAAVSAKVAQDDYKGAMAELATLRAPVDAFFEAVLVNDADASVRENRLNLLARLRDTMRLVADFGKVAG from the coding sequence ATGCCCGAACTTCTGCTTGAAATCTTCTCCGAGGAAATTCCCGCCCGCTTCCAGCGTCGCGCGGCTGAGGACCTGAAGAAGTCTGTCACCAATGCCTTGGTTGATGCAGGACTGGTCTATGAGGGCGCGCAAGCCTTCGTAACCCCGCGTCGTCTGGCGCTCACCATTGCTGGCCTTCCGGCCCGCTCGCCCGATACGCGCGAAGAAAAGAAGGGCCCCAAGGTCGGCGCCCCACAGCCCGCTATTGATGGTTTCCTGCGCGCAGCAGGCCTGTCGTCCATCGACGAGGCCACTGTTCAGTCGGATCCGAAAAAGGGCGATTTCTACATCGCCACTATCGAAAAGCCCGGTGCCGATTCCGTCGAGCTGCTGTCGCAGGTCCTGCCAAAGGTGATTGCTGATTTCGGTTGGGCCAAGTCCATGCGCTGGGGCTCGGGCACCTTCCAGTGGGTGCGTCCACTGCGCGCCATCACTGCCACATTCGGCACCGAAAACGACGAACCCGTCGTTATTCCATTCTCCATCGCTGGCATTGAATCGGGCCAGACCACATTTGGTCACCGCTTCCTCGCGCCTGAAGCGATCCGCGTGCGCCGTTTTGAAGATTACGTCATGTCTCTGGAGCGCGCCAAGGTTGTGCTCGACATCGACCGCCGCAAGGACATCATCAAGACCGACGCCGATAACCTTGCATTTGCGCAGGGCCTGTCCGTCATTCACGACGAAGGCCTGCTTGAGGAAGTCGCCGGTCTTGTCGAATGGCCAAATGTCATGATGGGCTCGTTCGATCCTGCCTTCTTGAAGGTGCCGGAAGAGGTGATCATCGCCACCATCCGCGCCAATCAAAAATGCTTCTGCATTCGTGATGCATCGGGCAAGCTGGCTCCGAACTTCATCATCACCTCCAACCAGATCCCAACCGACGGTGGCGCCACTATCGTTGCGGGCAATGAGCGCGTGATCCGCGCCCGTCTCTCCGACGCTGCCTTCTTCTACGAAAACGATCTGGCCAATCCGCTCGAAAATGGCCTGCCGAAGCTGGAAGACATGGTCTTCCACGCCAAGCTCGGCACGCAGAAGGAAATGGTTGATCGCCTCGTTGCGCTCGCTGCCGAAATCGCGCCGCAAGTTGGTGCTGATGTCGAAGCGACCAAGCGTGCTGCGCTTCTCGCCAAGGCCGATCTCGTCACCGCCATGGTCGGCGAATTCCCTGAACTTCAGGGCCTGATGGGCCGCTACTATGCCGCCGCTCAGGGCGAAAAGGCAGAAATCGCAACCGCGGTCGAAATGCACTACAAGCCGGTTGGTCCATCCGACCGCGTGCCATCCGAACCGGTTTCGATTGCTGTCGCTCTGGCCGACAAGCTCAACGTGCTCTCTGGCTTCTGGTCGATTGATGAAAAGCCAACCGGCTCGCGCGACCCGTTCGCACTGCGCCGTGCCGCCCTCGGCGTCATCCGCATCATCACCGAAAACAACCTAAAATTCCCGCTCAAGGTCGACGCCGATCTCCTCGGCTTCTTCCATGATCGCCTCAAAGTCTCGCTCCGCGATGCTGGCGCGCGCCACGATCTCGTCGACGCCGTCATCTCTGCTGACAGCAACGACATTCTGCAGATCACCCAGCGCGCTGAAGCGCTCACCGAACTGCTCTCGTCCGACGACGGCAAGAACCTGCTGGCAGGCTACAAGCGTGCCGCCAACATTCTCGCCGCCGAAGAGAAGAAGGACGGCAAGTCCTATGCTGGTGCGGTCAACGCTTCAGCCTTGAAGGGCGCCGAAGAAACAGCTCTCGCCTCGGCGGTCGAAACCGTCAGCGCCGCTGTTTCTGCCAAGGTTGCTCAGGACGATTACAAGGGCGCAATGGCTGAACTCGCCACCCTGCGCGCTCCGGTTGATGCCTTCTTTGAAGCAGTGCTCGTCAACGACGCCGATGCCTCGGTCCGCGAAAACCGCCTCAACCTTCTGGCCCGTCTGCGCGACACCATGCGTCTCGTCGCCGACTTCGGCAAAGTTGCTGGCTAA
- a CDS encoding DUF808 domain-containing protein, which produces MSVGLLALLDDVAALAKVAAASLDDVASQAMKASVKAAGAVIDDAAVTPSYVKGFEAKRELPIVGRIAWGSLKNKMLFLLPAALILSYFLPWMITPLLMIGGAYLCYEGAEKVFHMFAPHEAEKHEAAIEHTAVDPTSLEEQRVAGAIKTDFILSAEIMTIVLSAIDVDNFWYRAGILAIAGAGITVAIYGTVALIVKADDFGLFLSQKAKTHTGRAFGRGIVVAMPHFMHILSIVGTAAMTWVGGSIIVHGLAGFGVSGIEHMVKDAAAWGAALLPSIAGVASWFVTAFIDFFIGLAVGALMIPVVSYVISPALKAIKGLLPNRTKTA; this is translated from the coding sequence ATGAGTGTTGGCCTACTTGCTCTGCTCGATGACGTGGCAGCACTAGCGAAAGTTGCGGCTGCATCTCTGGATGACGTTGCCAGTCAGGCCATGAAGGCCAGCGTTAAAGCTGCTGGCGCGGTCATCGACGACGCAGCCGTCACCCCTAGCTACGTGAAGGGCTTTGAAGCCAAGCGCGAACTGCCCATCGTTGGCCGCATCGCTTGGGGCTCGCTCAAGAACAAGATGCTGTTCTTGCTGCCAGCGGCGCTCATCTTGTCTTATTTCCTGCCGTGGATGATCACCCCGCTCCTTATGATCGGCGGCGCTTACCTGTGCTATGAAGGCGCTGAAAAGGTCTTCCACATGTTCGCGCCGCATGAGGCCGAAAAGCACGAAGCTGCCATCGAGCACACGGCGGTTGACCCGACCTCGCTCGAAGAACAGCGCGTTGCAGGTGCGATCAAGACCGATTTCATCCTCTCGGCTGAAATCATGACCATTGTTCTGTCGGCTATTGATGTTGACAATTTCTGGTACCGAGCAGGCATTCTCGCCATCGCCGGTGCGGGCATCACGGTCGCGATCTATGGCACCGTTGCTCTGATCGTGAAGGCCGATGATTTTGGCCTGTTCCTGTCGCAGAAGGCCAAAACCCACACCGGTCGCGCCTTTGGTCGCGGTATCGTTGTGGCCATGCCCCACTTCATGCACATCCTGAGCATCGTCGGCACTGCAGCCATGACCTGGGTTGGCGGTAGCATCATCGTCCACGGCCTTGCTGGCTTTGGCGTTTCTGGCATTGAACACATGGTCAAGGACGCTGCTGCCTGGGGCGCTGCGCTCCTGCCATCCATCGCCGGTGTCGCCAGCTGGTTCGTGACCGCCTTCATCGACTTCTTCATCGGCCTCGCCGTCGGCGCACTGATGATCCCAGTCGTCAGCTACGTCATTAGCCCGGCCCTCAAGGCTATCAAGGGCCTCCTCCCCAACCGCACCAAAACCGCCTAA
- the rnhA gene encoding ribonuclease HI — MSDAVIIHTDGACSGNPGPGGWGAILQLGEHRKELKGGEQLTTNNKMELTAAIEALNALKRPCNVELHTDSQYVKNGVQSWMHGWKRNGWKTADKKPVKNVELWQALDEATKRHDIEWFWVKGHAGHALNERADELAREGMAPFKR; from the coding sequence ATGTCTGACGCAGTTATTATTCATACCGACGGTGCGTGCTCGGGAAATCCCGGCCCCGGCGGCTGGGGCGCTATTTTGCAGCTCGGGGAGCACCGCAAGGAGCTCAAGGGCGGCGAGCAGCTGACCACCAACAACAAGATGGAGCTCACGGCCGCCATTGAAGCGCTCAATGCGCTCAAGCGTCCGTGCAACGTGGAACTGCACACAGACAGCCAATACGTCAAAAATGGCGTGCAGAGCTGGATGCATGGCTGGAAGCGCAACGGCTGGAAGACCGCCGACAAAAAGCCGGTCAAGAACGTCGAACTCTGGCAGGCACTCGATGAGGCGACCAAGCGCCACGACATCGAATGGTTTTGGGTGAAGGGCCACGCAGGGCACGCGCTCAACGAACGCGCCGATGAGCTGGCCCGCGAAGGCATGGCGCCGTTTAAGCGTTAG
- a CDS encoding GNAT family N-acetyltransferase, translating into MSDLDLFETDRLILSGWRFDQVDDLVRLHGSERATRYLTTRGVPYTRAQCEEAVASWIELFDTRQLGKLRVRRKSDGVMVGRAGFGIYPTTGEAEIGYTLYEEFWGQGFAKEAAAGLRDWFFANDKGEHFIGMAHVDNAPSRAVLEKIGMQKTHQAVDVYGLPCQFHILKRP; encoded by the coding sequence ATGAGTGACCTCGATCTGTTCGAAACCGATAGGCTGATCCTTTCAGGCTGGAGGTTCGATCAGGTCGATGACCTTGTTCGATTGCATGGTTCGGAACGCGCTACACGCTATCTGACGACGCGAGGCGTGCCCTATACGCGCGCCCAGTGCGAAGAAGCAGTCGCGAGCTGGATCGAGCTTTTTGACACGCGCCAGCTCGGCAAGCTGCGGGTACGGCGGAAATCAGACGGCGTGATGGTGGGTCGGGCAGGCTTTGGCATTTACCCAACCACCGGGGAAGCCGAGATCGGCTACACGCTTTACGAAGAGTTCTGGGGACAGGGGTTTGCCAAGGAAGCTGCCGCTGGCCTGCGCGACTGGTTTTTTGCTAACGACAAGGGTGAGCATTTCATCGGCATGGCCCATGTCGACAATGCCCCTTCCCGTGCCGTCTTGGAAAAGATTGGCATGCAGAAGACCCATCAAGCCGTCGACGTTTACGGCCTGCCCTGCCAATTCCATATATTGAAGCGCCCATAG